The genome window CCAAGAGATCCCTGACAACAAACAAATCCGTATTGTCAGTGTGGTAGGCCAGTCGAATTAGGAGTTAAGCTATGAAAATCAAACGCTTTGTTGCCAAAGATATGCGTACCGCTCTGACAGAAGTCAAAGAGTTTTTAGGCCCTGATGCTATTATTCTGTCGAATAAAAAAGTGGCTGGCGGCGTTGAAATTGTAGCGGCAATAGACCCGGAAGCCGCGCCATCTGTGGTTGTGGCTGAACCTGCAGTTGCAGCTCAGCCTGCGGTAGGTAGTCGTTTGAATATCAAAGTAGATGATGAGCCAGAGCAAGTGCCTGCCGATTCTCTGCAAGCTTTATTAGCCCGTCAAATTAGTAAACAACCTGCAGCTGCTCAGGCTATCTCTGCCAATAAAATGGCGGCTGCAAAAACTGCTGCAGCGACCAACGCGCTATTTTCGGTTGCAAATTCAACACCTTCGGATAACGAACGTCAATCTTCCGACGCACCAGTGGTCAACCTGACTGAATTGACACGTTATCAGGAACAGCAAGCCAAGCTGATGCAAAAACAGTTTGATGCGATGCGTAGTGAAATGTCGTCGATGAAACAACTGCTGCAACACCAGGTCTCAGGTTTAATGTGGCAGGATTTAGCGCGTCGTGAGCCTGTGCGTGCCATGGTGATTGAAAAACTGCTGGCTCTGGGTTTATCTGAACCAGTGGCTGATCAAATTGCCTGCTTTATGCCAGAAGATATCAGCGATGCTGAAGCATGGGACAGTGCGTTAGAGTTATTAACAGGGCAGTTGATCACCACCAATGACGATATTATGCGTCGTGGCGGCGTAGTGGCCCTGGTTGGTCCTACAGGCGTAGGCAAAACCACGACTGTGGCAAAGCTTGCAGCTCAGTTTGCTAAACGTCATGGGGCGGATCAGGTGGCTTTAATTACCACAGATTCATTCCGCATTGGTGCTTACGAGCAGTTAGCTACTTTTGGCCGTATTATTGGTTGTCCGGTAAAACAGGTCAAAGACAGCGAAGAGTTAGCGACGCTGTTAAATCAGTTACAACAACGTAAATTAATTTTGATTGATACCGCAGGTATGAGTCAGCGTGACGTTCGTCTTGCTGAAAAACTTGCGTCTTTAGTGCATAATTCGCGTGTTAAAATAAAAAGTTATCTGGTATTGTCTGCAACATCTCAAGCTCGCGTGATGCAGGAAACCGTTGAACATTTCAAACGTATTCCATTAGCGGGTTGTATTTTCACCAAACTTGATGAATGCTTAAGTTTGGGAGAAATCATTAACGTGGCAATACAAAATGCGTTACCGGTCAGTTATTTGACCAACGGCCAACGAGTCCCTGAGGATATCGAGATGGCCGAAGCGAAAACAATGGTTGCCAAGGCAGAGCAGTTACGGACCTCTAACAGTAGTACGGGTTATCAGTGGTATTCAGACACGACGGCCCGGGTGGAAGGAACCTATGCATAATCTTCCGATGAATGATGATCAAGCCAGTGGCCTGAGAAGAATGAAGCAACAACAGAAACAACAGATTGTAAAAGTCATAGCAGTGACAGGCGGCAAAGGTGGCGTGGGTAAAACTAACGTTACGCTGAACCTTGCCATGTCTATGGCTCAGCTTGGAAAAAAAGTATTGGTGCTGGACGCTGACCTGGGGTTAGCGAACTGTGACGTAATGCTTGGACTTAGGGTGCAAAAAAACTTATTTCATGTGTTGTCTGGCGAAGCAGAACTGGATGACATTCTGATTGAAGGGCCTTTTGGTATCAAAATTGTACCAGCGACTTCAGGCACTCAATCCATGACCGAATTAAAGCCAGTGGAACATGCTGGTCTTATCCGTGCTTTTAGCGAAATGCGCACCCGTTTTGATATTTTACTGGTGGACACAGCTGCTGGTATTTCCGATATGGTATTAAGTTTTTCCCGCGCTTCACAAGACGTGTTAGTGGTGGTCTGTGATGAACCTTCTTCTATCACTGATGCTTACGCCTTAATGAAAATATTGAGCCGTGAACATG of Rheinheimera sp. MM224 contains these proteins:
- the flhF gene encoding flagellar biosynthesis protein FlhF, translating into MKIKRFVAKDMRTALTEVKEFLGPDAIILSNKKVAGGVEIVAAIDPEAAPSVVVAEPAVAAQPAVGSRLNIKVDDEPEQVPADSLQALLARQISKQPAAAQAISANKMAAAKTAAATNALFSVANSTPSDNERQSSDAPVVNLTELTRYQEQQAKLMQKQFDAMRSEMSSMKQLLQHQVSGLMWQDLARREPVRAMVIEKLLALGLSEPVADQIACFMPEDISDAEAWDSALELLTGQLITTNDDIMRRGGVVALVGPTGVGKTTTVAKLAAQFAKRHGADQVALITTDSFRIGAYEQLATFGRIIGCPVKQVKDSEELATLLNQLQQRKLILIDTAGMSQRDVRLAEKLASLVHNSRVKIKSYLVLSATSQARVMQETVEHFKRIPLAGCIFTKLDECLSLGEIINVAIQNALPVSYLTNGQRVPEDIEMAEAKTMVAKAEQLRTSNSSTGYQWYSDTTARVEGTYA
- a CDS encoding MinD/ParA family protein produces the protein MNDDQASGLRRMKQQQKQQIVKVIAVTGGKGGVGKTNVTLNLAMSMAQLGKKVLVLDADLGLANCDVMLGLRVQKNLFHVLSGEAELDDILIEGPFGIKIVPATSGTQSMTELKPVEHAGLIRAFSEMRTRFDILLVDTAAGISDMVLSFSRASQDVLVVVCDEPSSITDAYALMKILSREHGVQRFKIVANMVRSLKEGQELFAKLSRVTDRFLDVTLELVATIPFDENVRKAARKQKAFVDAFPKTPASLAIRTLATRAVQWPVPPVASGHLEFFLEQLVQQPEARGLV